In Desulfobulbus oralis, one DNA window encodes the following:
- a CDS encoding cupin domain-containing protein, with translation MREKAGVVFSIAEENAPVPGCTVSKEIAQTDDGYISYFSLAAGTDISAEIFPYHKLIFISSGNVEVYAADGKIWQLGHMDSLITPTGMPVGMRSAEDTVYAEISIRRPETMNKAVKAGEIFQLRELVPYQQGKIVNMDVLSNSKMKFVIMSFDAGTGLAEHAAPGEALIFALEGEGTIGYEGTEHTIRAGENFHFAKGGAHFVKAQKRFKMALLLTLE, from the coding sequence ATGCGGGAAAAAGCCGGAGTTGTGTTTTCTATTGCAGAAGAGAATGCGCCTGTTCCTGGATGCACGGTCTCGAAAGAGATTGCACAGACCGACGATGGCTATATTTCCTATTTCTCCCTTGCTGCAGGGACTGATATCAGCGCGGAGATTTTTCCCTATCATAAACTGATTTTCATATCCAGCGGCAACGTGGAGGTATATGCGGCTGATGGCAAGATCTGGCAGCTTGGTCATATGGACTCTCTCATTACCCCAACCGGAATGCCAGTTGGCATGCGTTCGGCAGAAGACACAGTTTATGCAGAAATCAGCATCAGGAGACCTGAAACCATGAACAAAGCAGTGAAGGCAGGAGAAATCTTTCAGCTTCGGGAACTTGTTCCTTATCAGCAGGGCAAGATCGTGAACATGGACGTGCTCAGCAACAGCAAGATGAAATTTGTCATCATGAGTTTCGATGCCGGAACCGGGCTTGCAGAGCATGCCGCTCCCGGTGAGGCATTGATCTTTGCATTGGAGGGAGAAGGTACTATTGGTTATGAGGGCACGGAGCATACGATCCGTGCCGGAGAGAATTTCCATTTTGCCAAGGGTGGCGCCCACTTTGTGAAGGCGCAGAAGCGCTTTAAGATGGCCCTGTTGCTGACTCTGGAATAA
- a CDS encoding helix-turn-helix domain-containing protein has protein sequence MKIAGKDFRQRAVAVYQSGEFTREEVAKMFGYTTTTIGNWMRTFKKEGRITSLPRGHRAPAFTAGEQQQLRELVRKQPDMTLEEIRTHFGKNCSLPTVSNTLARLGLTFKKRR, from the coding sequence ATGAAAATAGCCGGTAAAGATTTTCGCCAGCGTGCGGTGGCAGTGTATCAGTCAGGGGAGTTCACGCGGGAAGAAGTGGCCAAAATGTTTGGCTACACCACGACCACCATTGGTAACTGGATGCGGACCTTCAAAAAGGAAGGCCGGATCACGTCGTTGCCGCGAGGCCACAGAGCGCCGGCGTTCACAGCCGGGGAGCAACAGCAGTTACGGGAGCTTGTGCGGAAACAGCCCGATATGACCCTTGAAGAAATCAGGACGCATTTTGGCAAAAACTGTTCTCTGCCCACGGTGTCCAATACGCTGGCCAGACTGGGGCTCACGTTTAAAAAAAGACGTTAA
- a CDS encoding flavodoxin domain-containing protein — MKKHVKGNVSWVGYIDWELESFHGDDYSIMNGSSQNAYLIEEEKKVLVDTVWTPHRFDFVENLKKEIDLQSIDFVVANHGECDHSGSLTALMAEIPEKPIYCTANAVKSIEGQYGKRGWQFHVVKTGDSVEIGNGKKLVFVEMRMLHWPDSMATYMTGDNILFSNDAFGQHYAVEELFNDRADQCLLEKEAMKYFANILNPFAQILTKKLTEISGFNLPIDLIAPSHGAIWRENPMQIVEKYGKWAEAYQEDQVTIAYDTMWEGTTKIAHKIAEEINRQSPGTVVKVFNIAKADKNEIMTEVFKSRAIAVGSPTVSNSILSSVAGWLEFLKQLKFKNKRAAAFGCYGWSGESVKILQGKLKDAGFEVIDENIHPIWKPEEQDLAGIPALVTSLIGSK, encoded by the coding sequence ATGAAAAAACATGTCAAGGGCAATGTCAGCTGGGTCGGATATATAGACTGGGAGCTGGAAAGCTTCCACGGCGATGACTATTCCATCATGAATGGTTCCAGTCAGAATGCCTATCTGATCGAGGAAGAGAAGAAGGTTCTGGTAGATACGGTATGGACGCCGCACCGCTTCGATTTTGTCGAGAACCTGAAAAAGGAGATTGACCTGCAAAGCATTGACTTTGTTGTGGCCAATCACGGTGAATGTGATCACTCCGGTTCCCTTACCGCACTGATGGCAGAGATTCCCGAGAAGCCGATCTACTGTACCGCCAATGCCGTCAAAAGCATAGAAGGGCAGTATGGCAAGCGCGGATGGCAGTTCCATGTGGTCAAGACTGGAGACAGTGTGGAGATTGGCAATGGCAAGAAGCTTGTCTTTGTGGAAATGCGAATGTTGCACTGGCCAGATTCCATGGCAACCTATATGACCGGAGACAATATTTTATTTTCCAATGATGCTTTTGGCCAGCATTACGCGGTGGAAGAGCTGTTCAATGACAGGGCAGACCAGTGCCTGCTTGAAAAAGAGGCCATGAAGTATTTTGCCAACATTCTCAATCCATTTGCCCAGATTCTGACCAAAAAGCTGACAGAAATATCCGGATTTAATCTGCCAATTGACCTGATTGCCCCGTCCCATGGCGCTATCTGGCGCGAGAATCCGATGCAAATTGTGGAAAAATACGGGAAATGGGCAGAGGCTTATCAAGAAGATCAGGTCACGATTGCCTATGATACCATGTGGGAGGGCACAACAAAGATTGCGCATAAGATAGCGGAAGAAATCAACAGGCAAAGCCCTGGGACAGTCGTCAAGGTCTTCAATATCGCCAAGGCCGATAAAAATGAAATCATGACCGAGGTCTTCAAATCCCGCGCGATAGCCGTGGGTTCTCCGACAGTGAGCAATAGTATCCTTTCCAGTGTGGCAGGATGGCTGGAATTTCTCAAGCAGTTGAAATTCAAGAATAAGAGGGCCGCAGCCTTTGGCTGCTACGGATGGAGCGGAGAATCTGTAAAAATTCTGCAGGGGAAGCTGAAGGATGCGGGCTTTGAGGTCATCGACGAAAATATTCATCCTATATGGAAGCCAGAGGAGCAGGATCTTGCCGGCATTCCTGCACTTGTTACCAGCCTGATCGGCAGCAAATGA
- a CDS encoding substrate-binding periplasmic protein: protein MTRRLLLILLSLLVLALASGCTRLPRFHLPFFGQLDEEALPDPIRIGLATDAPPLSWREDGRMHGLDPHLAAGIRSYARRNVRYVTLPRNKLLAALRDNQVDVAMAALTAAEVREQQLAATRGYLQAGLIALARLGQERQLSGQEGLRAEGVHIGTVLGGSGPRYAKSIRPMGTHQIFASTQAGIGALVQKRIDVLLLDMPSAFYHAALHIEEGLMPGGEFLTRDTIVWALRPEDKDLHMLLNAYLQEQEDRGSLAKLISRILPFYNETKLLQAK from the coding sequence ATGACCAGACGATTGCTGCTCATACTGCTATCCCTCCTTGTCCTGGCGCTTGCAAGCGGATGCACGCGCCTGCCCCGTTTCCACCTGCCTTTTTTTGGGCAGCTTGATGAGGAGGCCCTGCCTGATCCCATCCGCATCGGTCTGGCCACCGATGCGCCACCGCTTTCTTGGCGGGAAGACGGCAGGATGCACGGACTGGATCCCCATCTGGCAGCCGGCATCAGGAGCTATGCCAGGCGGAATGTGCGCTATGTCACCCTGCCGCGCAACAAACTCCTGGCAGCGCTCAGAGACAATCAGGTGGATGTGGCAATGGCGGCGCTGACAGCGGCCGAGGTCAGGGAGCAGCAGTTGGCCGCCACCCGGGGCTATCTGCAGGCCGGCCTGATTGCGCTTGCCCGGCTGGGACAGGAACGGCAACTGTCCGGTCAGGAAGGGCTCAGGGCCGAAGGGGTACACATCGGCACCGTTCTGGGCGGCAGCGGCCCCAGATACGCCAAATCCATCCGGCCCATGGGCACACACCAGATTTTTGCCAGCACCCAGGCAGGGATAGGGGCACTGGTCCAGAAACGTATCGATGTACTGCTGTTGGATATGCCATCGGCCTTTTACCACGCCGCGCTGCATATAGAAGAGGGCCTGATGCCAGGCGGCGAATTTTTGACCCGGGACACCATCGTTTGGGCGCTTCGTCCGGAAGACAAGGATCTGCACATGCTGCTGAATGCCTATTTGCAGGAACAGGAAGATAGAGGCAGCCTCGCAAAACTCATATCAAGAATTTTACCTTTTTACAATGAAACGAAATTACTGCAAGCGAAATAG
- a CDS encoding IS630 family transposase, whose amino-acid sequence MERADIVQAREEWRRVQDETPCEHLVFLDESGAKTNMTRLYGRAPLGERCFDHAPDGRWKTVTMLSSIRLDGTTECLVFAGALDRRTFEAYVKESLAPALKEGDVVVMDNLRAHKSPTAQQAIAARGARVLFLPAYSPDLNPIEKMWSKVKQLLRGFKAWNTDELFTAIGQALDKVTASDAKGWFASCGYSNFQS is encoded by the coding sequence GTGGAACGGGCAGACATTGTCCAGGCCCGTGAAGAGTGGCGCAGGGTGCAGGATGAAACGCCGTGCGAGCATCTGGTGTTTCTGGACGAAAGCGGCGCAAAAACGAATATGACGCGCCTGTACGGTCGTGCGCCTCTGGGCGAGCGGTGCTTCGACCATGCGCCGGATGGTCGCTGGAAAACGGTGACCATGCTGTCCTCCATTCGCCTTGATGGCACCACGGAATGTCTGGTGTTTGCTGGCGCGTTGGACAGGCGCACCTTTGAAGCATACGTAAAGGAGAGTCTTGCGCCTGCGCTGAAAGAGGGTGATGTGGTTGTGATGGACAATTTGCGTGCGCATAAATCTCCGACAGCGCAGCAGGCGATTGCAGCGCGCGGAGCACGAGTGCTTTTCCTGCCTGCGTACAGCCCGGATTTGAACCCGATAGAAAAGATGTGGAGCAAGGTGAAACAGCTTTTGCGAGGCTTCAAAGCATGGAACACAGACGAGCTTTTTACCGCCATTGGCCAGGCCCTGGACAAGGTCACCGCAAGCGATGCCAAAGGCTGGTTCGCTTCATGTGGGTATAGTAATTTTCAAAGTTAA
- a CDS encoding glycosyltransferase family 2 protein translates to MIISLIVPCYNEECTVGIFYSEVLKIEHKINAEIEFIFINDGSQDATLDILKDLHQRDARVHYISFSRNFGKEAALLAGLEMASGDYVATMDVDLQDPPSLLPEMIEIITGKNPEGEYDCVATRRCTRKGEPLLRSFFSRAFYRIINRISSTQFVDGARDYRLMNRKVVNAIIGDREYNRFSKGIFSWVGFRTKWISYDNITRSAGLSKWSFFKLFKYSVEGILAYSTLPLYITSCLGILMCFLSFFVLLFIIFRALIFGDAVAGWPSMVSIMVFLNGTVLLCVGIIGLYISKIYLETKKRQIYIIKEKA, encoded by the coding sequence ATGATCATATCATTGATTGTACCATGCTATAATGAAGAATGCACAGTCGGCATCTTTTATAGTGAAGTATTAAAAATAGAACATAAGATCAACGCAGAGATCGAATTTATTTTTATCAATGATGGATCCCAGGATGCCACGCTGGATATCCTGAAGGATCTGCACCAGCGCGATGCCCGGGTACACTACATTTCCTTTTCCCGTAACTTCGGCAAGGAAGCCGCACTGCTCGCAGGATTGGAAATGGCAAGTGGCGACTATGTAGCCACCATGGATGTTGACCTGCAGGATCCGCCTTCGTTGCTGCCCGAGATGATAGAGATCATTACCGGCAAAAATCCAGAAGGAGAATACGATTGTGTTGCAACCCGCCGCTGTACACGCAAGGGAGAACCCTTGCTCAGGTCCTTTTTTTCCAGGGCATTCTACAGAATCATCAATCGTATCTCATCTACCCAGTTTGTCGATGGTGCGCGTGACTATCGTCTCATGAATAGGAAGGTCGTCAATGCCATCATTGGTGACAGAGAATACAACAGATTTTCAAAGGGCATCTTCAGTTGGGTTGGCTTCAGGACCAAATGGATTTCCTATGACAATATCACCAGAAGCGCGGGCCTTTCCAAGTGGTCCTTTTTCAAGCTGTTCAAGTATTCGGTAGAGGGCATTCTCGCCTATTCGACCCTGCCGCTCTACATTACTTCGTGCCTGGGCATTCTCATGTGCTTCCTGAGTTTTTTTGTCCTGCTCTTTATTATTTTTCGTGCTCTTATTTTTGGCGATGCCGTTGCCGGCTGGCCCTCCATGGTCAGCATCATGGTCTTCCTCAACGGTACGGTTTTACTTTGCGTTGGCATTATTGGTTTATACATATCCAAAATATACCTTGAAACCAAGAAGCGGCAGATCTACATCATCAAGGAAAAAGCCTGA
- a CDS encoding sacsin N-terminal ATP-binding-like domain-containing protein, with amino-acid sequence MPNSIEELAQTRQRWIDASKENHFEEGIKRLLTELYPDNAHFIYELLQNAEDTHASKVRFTLSNEKIVFEHNGRRLFDYNDVESITNIGANNKRDDLTNIGKFGVGFKAVFAYTNTPEIHSGDFHFRIRDLVVPVVSGVRKIRLDERITRFIFPFDHSAKQPRQAVEEIKRGFEALNDNTLLFLKHIHLIEYFLPDGTLGYLKRISHRNGRIDITHASHHKGRKTVSHWLRYHKDVVVVDDFGDPQKCRIAIAYSLQKGDWKKNNAEWEIVPLDRGQVSIYFPAEKETSGLKFHIHAPFASTVARDSVRNCEANCQLRNCIAELVVDSLTDIRDSGMLTMDFLAVLPNRIDNLLPFYEPIREAIVCAFKERELTPTRSGKHAPADRLYRGPAKIAEALNDEDLSLLTNFEPPLWAANPPQQNQREDRFLDSLEIDTFGWNELIEKISPPHSILYNDQQKQENRAHQ; translated from the coding sequence ATGCCGAACAGCATTGAGGAACTCGCACAGACACGTCAACGGTGGATTGATGCCAGTAAAGAGAATCACTTTGAAGAAGGGATAAAACGACTTCTCACAGAGCTATATCCGGATAACGCTCATTTTATTTATGAGCTTTTACAAAATGCCGAAGATACACATGCCAGTAAGGTACGTTTTACCCTGTCGAATGAAAAAATTGTGTTTGAGCATAATGGAAGACGCTTATTTGACTATAACGATGTAGAGTCGATCACCAATATTGGCGCAAACAATAAACGTGACGATTTGACAAACATTGGTAAATTCGGTGTTGGATTTAAGGCTGTCTTTGCCTATACAAACACACCGGAAATTCACTCGGGAGATTTTCATTTTCGCATTCGAGACCTCGTGGTTCCAGTAGTAAGTGGTGTGAGAAAAATACGATTAGACGAAAGGATAACACGTTTCATATTTCCATTTGACCATTCAGCAAAGCAACCTCGCCAGGCCGTAGAAGAGATTAAGCGCGGATTTGAGGCGTTAAATGACAACACACTGTTGTTCCTTAAGCACATTCACCTCATTGAGTACTTCCTTCCGGATGGTACTTTGGGGTATTTAAAAAGAATTTCCCATAGGAATGGGCGTATAGATATTACTCATGCCTCTCATCATAAGGGAAGAAAAACAGTTTCTCACTGGTTGCGATATCATAAAGACGTAGTAGTTGTTGATGATTTTGGAGATCCCCAGAAGTGTCGAATTGCCATCGCCTACAGTCTCCAGAAAGGAGACTGGAAGAAAAATAACGCTGAGTGGGAGATTGTTCCTCTGGATCGCGGTCAGGTATCGATCTATTTCCCGGCCGAAAAAGAAACTTCTGGCCTGAAGTTCCATATTCATGCACCATTCGCGTCGACTGTGGCTCGCGACAGCGTCCGGAATTGTGAAGCAAACTGTCAACTACGCAATTGCATTGCCGAACTTGTCGTAGATTCGCTTACCGATATCCGCGACAGCGGGATGCTGACCATGGACTTTCTGGCTGTATTGCCTAATCGGATTGATAATCTCTTACCGTTTTATGAGCCAATCCGAGAGGCGATCGTATGTGCATTCAAAGAGCGTGAGCTTACACCAACGCGAAGTGGAAAGCATGCTCCAGCGGATAGGCTTTACAGAGGTCCAGCAAAAATCGCCGAAGCCCTGAACGATGAGGATTTGTCGCTGTTAACGAATTTTGAGCCACCGCTGTGGGCGGCTAATCCGCCTCAGCAGAACCAACGAGAGGATCGATTTCTCGATAGCCTTGAAATCGACACATTTGGGTGGAACGAACTTATAGAGAAAATTTCCCCGCCTCATTCTATTCTTTATAATGACCAACAGAAACAGGAGAATAGAGCGCATCAGTAA